CGACCTAATATTTCAGTTTACGTAAATTACTGTTTCGAAAATAAAGATGTAAGGTAACGTTTGTTACTCGCCTTTAGGTGGTAAATTTGTATACTCTGTTCGCCGCGCTCATTTCTGACACGGCAGGCAGCACACATATTAGACTCAACCGAAAGTGGCTTTTCAAATATTGCAGTTCACGCAGAAGTTCACTTTTGCCCGTTCTATAAACGAGGTATCTTAAAGATTTTTGAGACTTCTGTTGTATTCATAGGGCTCCTATTTTTTTCTGTCATAAGTATGTGTTAGaataacatttcattttattttacatacGTATCTCGTTAATTATGATCGCTATGATTTTTGCCATGGAACCTTGATTAGGACTTAGCCTCCGAAGTACCCCCGGTATTATTcatgtatttttgaaaattcgattaacACTGTAATTTGGTACAtcataattaattaaaatgttggATACAGTTCTTTATTTTCTCCCTTCTCTTATGTCTAGATACATGATAATCTACTGCGTTTTACTGGCTTTTAGGtcaacatttacatttattgtaaaATGTAGAGAAGTATTAAAGAAAATTCCACCAAACGCTCTACATTAAAAATTTATGTCAAAATACGTACCTGCATGTCCTCCAAATTTAGTCTTCTTATCTTTTTCCCTGCCGCCTctaaaaattactaaaaacatctATGTTTGTGGAAAGTGCTTATTCATTTTATCTTCAGCTTAATATTTCTTAAATCTGCATTATTCTACACTGTTCTATggacgaattattatattctaacaATATTTAAATTCGGTTCTTTTGCCGTGTATAGGCACTCAAGGCATCGCAAAACTATACAGGTGTCCAGTAAcaatttgaaaagcttgtaagggtgttgcaaggtaggttgtgGTGAGacgaaattgttaagaaaaatctcGATACGTTGAGcattttccgagttaattagcattgaatttagccaatcaggccgttgcgctcaCGAATTCAAGAGGCCTACCAGACACAATTAATATCAGTTATTCTCATAGAGTAGATGGTAGCGCACGAGACGGCTCAGCATCTGGCTAGCGTTCGATCCTTACGGTCCgtctcatgtccaatttttgtatcgctgccTTGCTCGGTTTTAGAAAATCAAAAAGAACACTTTTGGAAACACCGTCTTCGACGAGCATCTTGAATTTGTGCGCGCGAAGACCTatgttcaatgctaattaattcgaaAAAGGCGAAATATATCGAATTTTGCtgaactattatttctcagcaaaaaGTTCCCTGCAACAatattataagcttttcagactgtttccgatcACCCTGTAGAAATTTGCAATGCCTTGTCTGCCGATAAACGGCTAAGAAGCGCTCAATATGATGTTGAGACAGGGTGGGCATAGTAGGGGAACTCGCTACATCTCTCTGCCTCTTGGTCGCCACTGTTACTATGCAGCCAAAAATctcccacagagagagagagaaaatttgccTACGAAACTGACTCATTCATTGGGTCCGAACTCTCCAGTGTAAATAaacattatgaataaaattttaagCTGTCATTTTGTTTTGCTGGAAAAGTGTTTCAGAGGGGTTTGTCTGTCTCGTGACACTGTTGAATCATGTCCTTAATGATAGGTATTGACCGTCACTCCGTTCTTAAAATCTGTAGTTATTTCCCTAATTAGTATTACCGTAATTGGAAGGTAAATTTTCTGGTCATTACATTGCTGTTGAAGTTGTGTAAATTTCTGTCCGGTTGGATCCGTGTTTCGTTTATGTAGCTCCATCATGTGCAATGTGCAACAGAAAAAATTCCCCGTATTGTGTAGCTAAAGGTATTCTTCACTATTCGCTAATCCCACCTTCACACATACCCAAACGGGTTTCTCATGTTTGTCTTGCAGCAGTATTAACACgaactcagccggccggtgtggccgtgcagttctaggcgcttcagtttggaaccgcgtgaccgctacggtcgcaggttcgaatcctgtttcgggcatggctgtgtgtgatgtccttaggttagttaggtttaagtagttctaagttctaggggacttatgacctcagatgttgagtcccatagtgctcagagccatttgaaccatttgaacactaactCAATACAGAGAATTACATTGAATTTTCATTGCCTTTCTCAGGTAGTGGTGCTATCAGGCAACATGCTGTACAGTTTGCCGCGCGGCCTGTTCAAGAAAGTTCCTCATCTGAGAAGACTGGAGCTCACCTCCAACTACCTGTCCACTCTGCCCGACGACCTACTGGCCGGCTGCGGGCAACAAGCCGTCTTGCGCGTCGGTACGAACCATCTCACCACACTGCCGGCTCCTCTGATCAGCTCCTGCTCCTCAATGGTGGAACTGGACGCCTCTTTTAATGATATGAGGGTTCTCCCAGTGGACGTGGTGGCGGCCATCGGTCAACTATCTCATCTCGACACTTTGCGGCTGCACGACAACCCTTGGCAGTGTGACTGCACTCTTTCTCCACTGGCAGAGGTGAGCCAACAACTTTACCTCTCTTTCTTCATTCCCTCGATCTATTTCATGACGTCCTTTGACAGCGTATACTCATTATTTTAAATCGGATGTTTCCTTCGGATACCTGATGCAATAAAACACGTGATTTTAAAAAGatttcaaaaaaattgaaattgggtagttgagtgaaggtgaagaagaattgcataatctgctgaacggagtgatcagtctaatgagtatagagtatggattgggagtaaattgaAGGCAGACGAAGGTAACGAAAAGtagtagaaatcagaacagcgagaagcttaatatcaggattgatggtcacgaagtagatgaagttaaggaattctgctacctaggcaggaggacatcaaaagtggactagcaatggcaaaaaccgcattcctggccaagaggagtatactaatatcaaatatcgaccttaatttgaggaagaaatttttgagaatgtacgtctggagtacagcattgtatggtagtgaaacatggactgtgtgaaaaccggaacagaacagaatcgaagcatttgagatttggtgctgcagaggatgttgaaaattagatggactgataaggtaaggaatcggagaagaaaggaatatgttgaaaacactgataaggagaagggacaggataataggtcatctgttaaaacatgaggaaatgacttccatggtactagagggagccgtagcgGGCAATAGCTGTAGAGGAaggcggagattggaatacatccagaaaatagttgaggacgtaggttgcaagtgctactctgagatgaagaggttaccacaggagaggatttaatggcgggtcgcatcaaaccagtcagaagactgatgacaaaaaaaagaaaaaaagaaaataaaataaaataaataaatattttttgaaaaagagaaCTAAATCTCTCTCAAAACAGTATGCCAATAGTATTCGGAGGGATTGCGGCGTGGGCAGGGCCAACTGACAATAGGTTGCAGTGATACTACACGTTTATTTTCCAAGAATACCGCAATAACTTAGTTTTTATACTTCACGTTATGTTTCACGTTTTACGTTATGTTAGGTATTCTCTGCTAAAGTCAAAGATTTCCGAGAAACAAAAATTCTTGACCAAATGAGACCAAAAGTAGTTTTTATTGAAAgttgttatttttgtttctttacgAAAAAATTAAGAAGAATTTTTTAATCTTACAGGTTACAAAAACTTTTAGAACAAGAATGGCTCTCGGCATGGCTGTGGGTCTCAAGCGTGGGCTCGACATGAACCAATTTGAACAGATTCAAAGCGTTGTCCAAGGTGCAGCTCAACTTAGTCCAGCACTAAACAAGACAAAGCTGATTACAATTAGATAGCATGGCACAATAATAATACTAACCCTCACAGAAAGCAACTTGCAACGGACGCAACTTATGTGACTTGCACATTAATGATTTATCAAGGAAAACCACTTCAGTTAATATGTTActaaataaaatatacattaacttTGCTAAAACTACCCCGAGAGCTCTCCTTTATTTGACAAATATCCCGCTCGCTCATAGTCAATCAGACATGCTCatattacatttcgttcatgggAGGCACGCATTTGTTAAATTCAGTTGAGGTACTAGCAGTTAAATTCAAAGATAAAACACAATATACCACTCTTACAGCCCACTGTATATTCCAAAGTTGGTGATGAAGTAAACATCCAAACGCATATAGCAAGGTAGACcgatacaataaaaatataatttcagtcaACATCCGTTAtttcgacataaacttttccgcggaatgactggacgatcaatcaactccaggatcaaagaacataagtgacattgcaggttggggcaggtggagaaatcgtccgtggcagagcacgcactgtgtgaaaccgaccacgtaataaaacacGCCGACACGGAagctctggctgtagagaagcactatcacacgcgctcgttcagagaagctgtagaaatacaaaaacacgcgaacagcttcaagaagaaaaaggaaagCATTAAGGTAAAGGGATCcttgcttcccgtactgcagcgaacggccgtcgcaggtagcaagaggagaaccgcaccggaaatgaccgcggagacgCCCAcggacgttggcacgccaggtacatatagtctgcggccgcgagctcggctccagttcaccaccagtaATGGACggtgaagctttggcaatgccagccactcgtgctagcgaaaggtcagtaaaatcattagatgaacgtcggccgaagaacctgagacagaagccaataggcagtttgtcaacaagtgaccacgaaagccttaacaattccgTAAGACTGAATCTGTTTGTTTAATGCTTATGTTTGGATTTTTCTTCCCAGACTGTCCTCACAAACCTCGTCCTATCTTTTCCTCTTTGTTGAATGAGTGTAATACATCAGTCGGCTCAGCAAGCTGAAATGTCACAATGATTTAGTTCCCTGTCAAAAAAATGTTAAAGGAGCTTTTCCTCTCGCTCTTGGTTGAATATGCCTCTGAAGTTCGCAAGAATTTTCTTGTCATCTGTagcgtctctctttttttttcttttgttacagagCCACATTATTGTTGCACtgatttccttaagcattttaaggCACCTTAGCGTACATCCGTAATAACAGGACATTGCTTTTCAACAATTTGTTAATACAATGATGTCTTGGTTTGTGTATTTTATGAAATGCTCTTGCCTTTTTGGGTCTTACTTTGTGTTCAAACTATGCAACAAAATACAATAAGGAAACTGGCCACTATGCCCGACTGGGCTCCATTATGCTAAATGTTGTCtgaataagaaattaaaataagaCAACTCGTAAACACGTGGTTTCGAAGGCTAAAACGTAACGTTTTGTCGGAACTTAAGCAATTAACTGACATAATGCATACGTTTCTAATATACATGCAAATGAATTTCTCACTGGCATTACATCAGACGTAGAAAAAAACCCTAAAAGTTTCACTGTAGAGGAGCGCGCGCAACTACAGTCGTGAAGTTCACTGACAAAACCAAAAAATAGTATCAAATGTTCACCACTAGGCTGTAGCAGTCTCCAGCACAATAAAACTAAATGGCCACGTTACCCACCTTCGACATTATAGACGTGCTTACTTAATATTACCCTGAAGTGATATACTGATCAAAGAAATAGATGGCTAATGCTTTACTATAACTGAAGATGTATTCTGTCGAAATAATACGTCGACTTGTGTTACTGGCGATTACAATACACTGACTTCAGACCAAGCGCAGTTAGGTTATATCTACGGCAACTAAATGAAAACATAACTGGTGCCACATCCGTAAGCAGTAAGCTAGCATTAACATTACGCAGTGATCCTGACCTACACCCTCTACAATGGGTTGAAAAAAGGAAACGGCCGCGTACGTGGCCGATTCttgacaaatttttctttggcCAATTTCCAGCAGCATACTGCAGCGATCATTCAACCTTGGATAACACCTGAAGCTAAATTTCAGATAGTTAGCGCTCTTGGACCGTTCGGGTGCCAGGCAGTGCCGTTACTTTGCGCCAAATTTGTGTGGCCGTTCGCGGTCTACCTGTGGCGTTCTAAAATTAtttcttcttggctcttgtacataccgggtgatcaaaaagtcagtataaatttgaaaacttaataaaccacggaataatgtagatagagaggtaaaaattgacacacacgcttggaatgacatggagttttattagaaccaaaaaaaaaaaaaacaaagttcacaaaatgtccgacagatggcaatgGACAGCAaatcgtcagtgactgcgcatgataatcgtgtataaaaggagctgtaatgagagagagaatcagatgcgccagcagtcgcagcatgttgacgtttacTTGAAAAGGCgcgtttagtgaagctgtattatcagaatggggaatgtgctagttgaccgttacgatcctgtcgccataggaaggggattcgaacgggtaaaggtcctttgacaaatgcagctgtggcgagaattattccgaagttcgaagccacgggttgtttagacgatagaacccgtagtggccgaccgagcacaaggtgtaatgctgctgagacagatcAGGAAGAAAtgtagactgtagcgggttcgtctatggacggagaagtcagcgctcgtgcagtcgcacgtcgcaccggcattccatacactactgtttggttgggactgaggcgatttagtgaagtggagggcatttgcggtgtgggtgtatcaaaagatggcggaagatgacgattggttgagtaacgtgttgtggaccgaggaagctcatttcacgctccgagggtctgtcaacgcccacaactgcagaatttgggctaccgaaaatcctagaactgtcgtggaaactccattgcacgatgagaaagtcacggtatgggttggattttccacatctaccgttatcgggcctggttttgtaactgctaccgtgacggttgagaggtacgccgatatgttacagaatcgcatcatctccagcctggctgataaacgcctgctggaacgtacgatgtttatgcaggatggcgctccaccccattttgctagacgcgtgaaagatctcttgcgcgcgtcgtttggtgaggatcgtctgctcagccgccactttcatgcttggcctcccagttccccagacctcagtccgtgcgattattggctttgggattacctgaagtctgaagtgtattgtgatcgaccgacatctctagggatgctgaaagacaacatccgacgccaatgactcaccataactccagacatgccttagagtgctgttcaaaacattattccacgactacagctattgttgaggaatgatggtagacatattgagcatttcctgtacagaacatcgtctttcctttgtcttactttgttatgctaattactgttattctaatcagatgaagcgccatctgtcggacatattttgaacttttgtattttttggttataataaaaccccattcattccaagcatgtgtgtcaatttgtacctccctagctacattattccgtgatttattcggttttccaatttatactgactttttgatcacccggtaacctATATTATTCGTTTATCCCTATGGCTTACTGCTTTATCCTCAAGATTACtagcgtcttgcaccattttacattgtccaacgctttttccaggtcgacaaaccctgtgAATGTgacatgatttttcttcagtcttgcttccgttatcaatctAAACATCAGAACAACACCTCTGATGACTTTACCTGTCCTAAAACTAAGCTGCTCGACGTCtaacatccaacacatcctcaatttcctttttcattcttctgtacattcttatcagaaacttggatgcaagagcagttaagctgactgtgcgacagttctcgcacttgtcggctcttgaaataatcagaaaatgtgtggatgatgtttttccaccaGTCACATACATTCTACGCAGCAAAGTGGATAATCCTCTTGTTACCACTATCCCCAGTGATTTTTGAATTTCTAATGCAATGTTTTCTATTCCAACTGTCTTATTTCATTTTAAGTCTTCCACAGCTCTATTACATTCTCATTCTAATACCGTATCCCCTGTCTCTTTCGTAgggactcctgtttcttattctatcacgtcatcaggcaaatcccccctcccccttcataaAGGGCCTTAGGGCCTCAGTGTCTCAGTGTACTATCTGCTCTCTGCTTTGCATTTacctgtggaattcccattgcgttACTAATGTTACCACCGTcccttttaattttaccgaaggttgttttgacttttatatacGCTTCGGGTAGCCTTTTTTAATTTTTCACGTTTTTCgtgtagccatttcaccttagcttcttgCACTTTCTATCTATTTCATTCCtgagtaacttgtatttctgtgttcctgaatttccatggAAATTTTTGTACTTCACTGCTTCACTGATTaattgaagtattccttctgttacacgtacctacttctgtgattgcccttttcggaTAAGACCATTCCTACTTTGGGGTTACGTGCAGTGAAACTGGCAGTTAGTGAACCTGTATTAATATTTAATGACGTAAACATGGAGGTATAGAGTTCTAGAACAACTTAACATAACCCCCGGCTATAATACTGTAAAGTGGTTGAAGTTATTATAAACGTCAAGATTTGTAATGTGCACAGCGTGCAGTCGAATAAAGGACGAAAGAAGCAAGTTGAaccaaaaggaaaaatattttacaCATGGTGGATGACAAAGATGATGATGCTAACCATGATGCAGGGTGCCTTTGAGCCTTAATTTAAGTATATGAGTGAATATTTATCATTTTAAACTTTAAACCTGATTTTCTCAAgcatgttttttatattttatgtacctCTGCATCGAAAACTACTTGTGATAGCTACGTAAAACTTTGTGACCTGTTTTACTATCACATACTCTACCTACTAAAGCACAATCATTGTATTGAATTGAATAAGTGTGAACTTAGTGGGTTGGATGAAGAAATATTCAGTATAAAAAtggcataatttaaaaaatatatggttCTTTTGTATCTTCTTTGTTAATTTTGCTTCAGTCGACAGAAATAGAAAGGTTAACTTTCCTGAAAAAATTTCAGATTGCTATCTTGGTTGGTCCAGAGGTTGAGATAAATATTTGACCGCATAGGCCCTGCAAACTCGCCTCATCCACGTTGATATACACAGCGAACATTCGGATGTATACAGAATAAAATTTtctttctgcagtggagtgtgcgctgataagaaactacctggcagatcagaactatgtaccggaccgagactcgaacttgggacctttgcttttcgcgagcaAGTGTTCTACCACTTGCCAGCGAAGGGTTAAGATTCCGagatcgagttcgagtctcggtcaggcacacggttctgatctgtcaggaagtttcattagctCGCATAATCAGGTGCGGCAGTATCACTTATCTTCAACTTCATCCGAGATATGCCCCCAtcctcactgccccccccccctccggccggATCGACGACACTGTAAGAGAGTGTTCACCACGTGTAACAGATACGTTCCTACTGTCTTCCAGCATCCGCTCAATGTGTGTCGTACAACCAGATATTTAGCTAAGAGTTTGCTGGTACCTTGCAGCTACTGCGGACGCACGACTCCCTGGACCAGCAGCTGACTTGCGATGGCCCGCGAGCTGTGCGGGAGCGGCATGTGGTGCACGTGGTCTCGGGGCTGGACTGCGCGCCCCAAAACAGCACCACGCCACCTGCAGTCCGCGCGCCACACCGCGGCCACCCTCCAGCTGCAACCGGCACCAACACAGTCACCATCGCCGTGGTGGCCGTGGTGGTCACCTGCTGCACCATAGCTGCCGTTGGCGCCTTCTTCAGCGTCCGCCGTCACAGGAGGAAGGCTGTCGATAAGTCTAGCCTTCTCGTCACTGAGGACGCTTGAAAAACCACAATAGCCATCACTGTTACACTAAAGTGATTTGCAGTCCGGGAGTCTGAGGACCACTCCCTACACTCTTATCCCAGAGGCAAAAACTGACCGAGACGGAGCGCACAAGACCACGTGGTGCTCCGTAATGATAAGCGATAGTGAGATGGAGTATATCAGACGCAAAGGAAGGTGATTGATTGTGACGGATGTGGTTAGGTATCAAGTACTGCCTCAGCAGACAGGccgatagaagaaactgtgaacttacaaaatattccagaatgtttGACACGAGTGTTTATTAGTTTATAACACTCTCCTGCTGTGATTAATCCCATTTGTCTTTCGGAAACATACCCTAGATACTTGCATTACCATCACAAAACTACAATTTTTCACCGAGAAATGAATGCTATGTATTTTATTTGCTGCTCTCTATCTCAAAATTTGTTCTTCTATGAGACTAATAAGATTATAATTGTTTCCAATTTACTGTCATTTCTACATTCGTCTTCGTATTGTATACATTcaattttacataaaaaatgttAAATTCAGATAGAGGATACTGTAGGACAAATTTTATGGGATTTCTTTTAAATCATATTATTTTCTGTGGCAATGAAATTGGTGAGTTAGTAGCTGTGCAGATAATAATCAGAAAACAGATTATATTATTTAAAGAACTCAAGCCAGTTGTTTTTCTTGCAGttaaaatgaatttaatttttaataatgccgagTGCTTAAGAAAAACAGAGCtacacaaaatgtgtgtgaaatcttatgggacttaactgctaaggtcatcagtccctaagcttacacaatacttaacctaaattatcctaaggacaaacacacacacccataccctagGAAGGACTGGAACctacgctgggaccagccgcacagtccatgactgctgctcctcagaccgctcggctagtcccgcgcggcacaGAGCTACAGATTATTTCATCTTCCACATTAATGTCTATTTATCTTTGTAACTCGATGGGTAAGCTGTTCGTCAGATCTGAGAAAGCACGTTCGTAACTCCTCTAACAACATATTCATTACCAAACTGTTGCGTAGTCGATATTATGTTTAACCTACAACTGATACATATCACTGTTTTCAAAGAAGCATACGTTGTTTTCTTAACCTTTTTGATACATTCGTCCGTCGTGGTGGACGATTTTATTTTCAATCGATACACATATTCTAAATTCTTTGTTAGTCACTTGGCATAGCGTACTTTATTCTGAACGGTCTCTTCAATTCCGAAACTGTTGACCTATCTTTCAACTTTCACAACATGAACAAACTGTCGACAGTGCAATGTTTCTGCCTAAGTGTGACTACTTAGATTTTAGAGTTGTATACACTTTATTTCAAGTGTTCAGTGAAGTTTAGGTACCACAGTCACACGttagtggaattacagttgttacacaaaaaaAAGTCATTGACATAGGACAAAGTTTCTATAGCCAGCCTCGCATTTGGTTTCGTAACACAATTCACGATTTGCTTTTATGCTGGTTCTAAGTGTTGGCTACCATTTTTACAATAGTGTGTTGCTAGTAACTACTTGGAACCACCTCAGTAGTTACCGGAAGCTATAAAGAAAAACCAACAATGGAagatattttagaaattctggaaaATAGTAAGAACTTGAAAGCGCTGACATTTTTCCTCAGTGACTGCCAGCAAAATGATGGTGTTTTAATCCTCACAAGATGGATTGACAA
This Schistocerca nitens isolate TAMUIC-IGC-003100 chromosome 1, iqSchNite1.1, whole genome shotgun sequence DNA region includes the following protein-coding sequences:
- the LOC126263637 gene encoding platelet glycoprotein V-like; translation: MISQKVLVCLVMMMTATSATLTCPCKLSAVDDRTIADCANMDLLEVPSCVPKDTTILEFSGNIVPELDAKVVVHMPELRYLDADRSHITNVSATAFTATPELRKVQLSHNNIRQIPAGLFDTTPLLEVVVLSGNMLYSLPRGLFKKVPHLRRLELTSNYLSTLPDDLLAGCGQQAVLRVGTNHLTTLPAPLISSCSSMVELDASFNDMRVLPVDVVAAIGQLSHLDTLRLHDNPWQCDCTLSPLAELLRTHDSLDQQLTCDGPRAVRERHVVHVVSGLDCAPQNSTTPPAVRAPHRGHPPAATGTNTVTIAVVAVVVTCCTIAAVGAFFSVRRHRRKAVDKSSLLVTEDA